The following are from one region of the Paenibacillus sp. JZ16 genome:
- the ptsP gene encoding phosphoenolpyruvate--protein phosphotransferase: MIQGIGAATGVAIGKAFVLPHWELDLPDSEMDAVDLAKEFERLYEGIRTSKNEIEYIKNEFKEMVGHEESQIFDAHLAILEDPVFMNEIQGIIERQYKAAEVAVKEAIDHFVSMFDLLDDEYMKERALDIKDVGNRLLKHLLGAPEVKLPADTQPYILVAKELSPSQLVHLNPSHVLGIVTMTGGKTSHSAIMARALGIPLVSGIENKLDHPIQTGQHLVVDGDEGLLYLEPDTLVVERYEGIREQQRKKKEQLQLLATVDAVTKDGTYFNLAANMNSVKEMEIALKNGAQGVGLFRTEFLYMDRHNFPSEEEQFEVYKLVAENAGESSVVIRTLDIGGDKQLDYFGLPEEENPFLGYRAIRISLDRTEPFQTQLSAILRASAFGNVKIMYPMISSIEEVKQANAVLRRAMADLDQRGIAYDPNIKVGIMIEVPAAVTISDLLAEEADFFSIGTNDLVQYVLAVDRMNEQIAHMYHPFHPAVLRMLRTTVEAAHAAGIPVSVCGEMAGDERAIPIWLELGVKDLSMSPQSLLRVKHRILNTNAAEAKGEAAACFKLRTSSAVEERLSAFAERSSYLNGTNGTDSTAS, translated from the coding sequence ATGATACAAGGCATTGGCGCAGCAACAGGCGTAGCGATCGGTAAGGCTTTCGTACTGCCGCATTGGGAGCTGGACCTTCCGGATTCCGAAATGGATGCTGTCGATTTAGCCAAAGAGTTCGAGCGCTTATATGAAGGCATACGAACCTCCAAGAATGAAATTGAATATATCAAGAACGAATTCAAGGAAATGGTGGGGCACGAGGAGTCGCAGATCTTTGATGCGCATCTGGCCATACTGGAGGATCCCGTATTCATGAACGAAATTCAAGGGATCATCGAGCGCCAGTACAAGGCTGCCGAAGTAGCAGTTAAAGAGGCGATCGATCATTTCGTATCCATGTTCGATTTGCTGGACGACGAGTATATGAAGGAGCGGGCACTGGATATTAAGGATGTTGGTAATCGGCTGCTCAAGCATCTTCTCGGTGCTCCGGAAGTCAAGCTTCCGGCTGATACGCAGCCTTATATTTTGGTTGCGAAGGAACTTTCTCCGTCTCAGCTCGTGCATCTTAACCCTTCCCACGTTCTTGGCATCGTGACGATGACGGGTGGCAAGACCTCTCACTCGGCAATTATGGCCCGCGCTCTCGGCATACCGCTTGTATCCGGGATTGAGAACAAGCTGGATCATCCGATCCAGACCGGACAGCATCTGGTTGTGGATGGGGATGAAGGCTTGCTGTATTTGGAGCCCGACACGCTGGTTGTAGAGCGTTACGAAGGGATCCGAGAGCAGCAACGGAAAAAGAAAGAGCAGTTGCAGCTCCTGGCAACCGTTGATGCGGTTACGAAGGATGGAACATATTTCAATCTGGCCGCGAATATGAACTCCGTTAAAGAAATGGAGATTGCGCTGAAGAACGGCGCACAGGGAGTCGGATTGTTCCGGACGGAATTTTTATATATGGATCGCCACAACTTTCCTTCGGAAGAAGAGCAATTTGAAGTGTATAAACTGGTTGCCGAGAACGCAGGTGAGTCCTCGGTCGTGATCCGTACGCTGGACATTGGCGGCGATAAACAGCTGGATTACTTCGGGCTGCCGGAAGAAGAGAACCCTTTCCTGGGTTATCGCGCCATTCGTATCAGCCTGGATCGCACAGAGCCGTTCCAGACCCAGCTGTCCGCCATTCTGAGGGCCAGCGCTTTTGGTAACGTCAAAATCATGTATCCGATGATATCCTCGATAGAGGAAGTCAAGCAGGCTAATGCCGTGCTGCGGCGTGCGATGGCCGATTTGGACCAACGCGGCATCGCATACGATCCCAACATTAAGGTCGGCATCATGATTGAGGTGCCCGCGGCAGTTACCATCTCGGATCTGTTGGCAGAGGAAGCCGATTTCTTCAGCATCGGGACGAACGATTTGGTTCAGTATGTGCTGGCGGTAGATCGGATGAACGAGCAGATCGCGCATATGTACCATCCATTTCATCCTGCGGTCTTGCGCATGCTTCGGACGACGGTGGAGGCTGCGCATGCGGCAGGCATACCGGTCAGCGTGTGCGGAGAAATGGCTGGGGACGAGCGGGCGATTCCGATATGGCTGGAGCTTGGCGTTAAGGATCTAAGCATGTCGCCGCAGTCCTTGCTTCGCGTGAAGCATCGGATCTTGAATACCAATGCGGCAGAAGCGAAGGGGGAGGCAGCGGCTTGCTTCAAATTGCGTACCAGCTCCGCTGTCGAAGAGCGTCTAAGCGCGTTTGCCGAACGCAGCAGTTATCTGAACGGAACTAACGGTACGGACAGCACGGCCTCTTAA
- a CDS encoding type 1 glutamine amidotransferase domain-containing protein → MRLAGKKVIALVDEEFEDLELWYPVYRVREEGAEVHLAGLEKGKTYTGKYGVPAQAEYSFEELNSKDYDGILVPGGWAPDKLRRYDKVLQLVKEMNADKKPIGQICHAGWVLISAKILDGVTVTSTPGIRDDMENAGAIWKDEAVVTDGHVISARRPPDLAPYGKAFCDALAQQG, encoded by the coding sequence ATGAGATTGGCTGGAAAAAAGGTAATAGCGCTTGTAGACGAAGAATTTGAGGATCTGGAACTATGGTATCCCGTTTACCGGGTCCGTGAGGAAGGGGCGGAAGTCCATCTTGCCGGGTTGGAAAAAGGAAAAACTTACACGGGCAAATATGGTGTTCCCGCTCAAGCCGAATATTCATTTGAAGAGCTGAACAGCAAGGATTATGATGGAATTCTCGTTCCGGGCGGCTGGGCGCCGGACAAGCTGCGCCGTTATGATAAAGTCCTTCAACTGGTTAAAGAAATGAATGCGGACAAAAAACCGATCGGACAGATCTGCCACGCCGGATGGGTACTCATCTCTGCCAAAATCCTGGACGGCGTTACGGTTACTTCCACACCGGGGATCCGCGACGATATGGAAAATGCCGGTGCAATCTGGAAGGATGAAGCCGTCGTGACTGACGGTCATGTTATTTCCGCCCGCCGTCCACCGGATCTGGCGCCGTACGGCAAAGCTTTTTGCGATGCTCTGGCACAGCAAGGCTGA
- the ytxJ gene encoding bacillithiol system redox-active protein YtxJ: MATLTKMTTIEELRSTLESSEQRPLLIFKHSTRCPISAGAYKEVQAYLEDQPNERIDYVWIDVIADRPVSSQAAETLSIQHESPQVILVKEGAPVWHTSHSHITAEALKAQLDGI; encoded by the coding sequence ATGGCGACGTTGACGAAAATGACTACTATAGAAGAGTTGCGCAGCACCCTTGAATCTTCGGAGCAGAGGCCCTTGCTGATATTCAAACATAGTACCAGATGCCCAATTAGTGCCGGAGCCTATAAGGAAGTGCAAGCTTACCTGGAGGACCAGCCGAACGAGCGGATCGACTATGTATGGATTGATGTCATTGCCGACCGTCCGGTGTCGAGTCAAGCTGCGGAAACTCTAAGCATACAGCACGAATCGCCACAAGTTATTCTTGTAAAAGAAGGAGCGCCAGTCTGGCATACATCCCATTCCCATATTACGGCTGAAGCGCTGAAGGCTCAATTGGACGGCATCTAA
- the ccpA gene encoding catabolite control protein A, producing the protein MTVTIYDVAREAGVSMATVSRVVNNNPNVKPQTRKKVYEAIERLGYRPNAVARGLASKKTTTVGVVIPDISNSIFAEIARGIEDIANMYHYNIILCNADKRKEKEIRVINTLLEKQVDGLLFMGGTVTDEHIQAFQTSAVPIVLCATSDERGSYPSVDIDHEQAAFDAVNTLIRHGHREIAMISGTLQDPANGYARFQGYKKALETAGIEYQEDLVRIGNYRYESGVEAMKYFLGLKKKPTAIFAATDEMAIGAIHSIQDEGYKVPDDFSIISVDNIRMASMVRPQLTTVAQPMYDLGAVAMRLLTKLMKKENVENPRVILPHETILRLSVSHVNE; encoded by the coding sequence TTGACGGTAACCATTTACGATGTTGCGCGCGAAGCAGGCGTTTCCATGGCGACGGTATCACGGGTTGTAAACAATAACCCGAACGTTAAGCCTCAGACCCGGAAAAAAGTATACGAAGCGATTGAACGTTTAGGGTATCGTCCGAATGCGGTAGCCAGAGGTCTGGCCAGCAAGAAGACCACAACCGTCGGCGTTGTGATCCCTGACATTTCGAACTCGATCTTTGCGGAGATTGCCCGTGGTATTGAGGATATTGCTAACATGTACCACTATAATATAATTTTGTGTAATGCCGACAAACGTAAGGAAAAAGAAATCCGCGTTATCAACACATTGCTTGAGAAGCAAGTGGACGGTTTGTTGTTTATGGGTGGAACGGTGACGGACGAGCATATCCAGGCGTTCCAGACATCGGCTGTGCCGATTGTTCTTTGTGCGACAAGTGACGAGAGAGGTTCTTACCCTTCTGTTGACATTGATCATGAACAGGCTGCGTTTGATGCGGTAAACACTCTGATCCGGCACGGGCACCGTGAGATTGCCATGATCAGCGGCACGCTTCAGGATCCGGCGAACGGTTATGCACGTTTCCAAGGCTACAAGAAGGCGCTGGAAACTGCCGGCATCGAGTATCAAGAGGATCTGGTGCGTATTGGTAACTATCGCTATGAGTCCGGCGTGGAAGCGATGAAATACTTCCTGGGACTTAAGAAGAAACCGACGGCTATTTTTGCTGCTACCGATGAGATGGCAATTGGCGCTATTCATAGCATTCAGGATGAAGGCTACAAAGTGCCGGATGATTTCTCTATTATCAGCGTAGATAATATTCGGATGGCTTCGATGGTTCGTCCACAGCTGACAACGGTAGCTCAACCGATGTATGATTTGGGAGCCGTAGCTATGCGCTTGCTTACCAAGCTGATGAAGAAGGAGAACGTGGAGAATCCTCGCGTGATTCTGCCGCATGAAACGATTCTTCGGCTTTCGGTTAGTCATGTGAACGAGTAA
- a CDS encoding 5'-methylthioadenosine/adenosylhomocysteine nucleosidase, with the protein MTTQVIGLIGAMDEEVEMLFSQLENKETAVRAGVTYASGTIHGKRVVVCKSGVGKVNAAVTTQILIDTYGVSKILFTGVAGALHPELNIGDIVISSSCMQHDMDVTPLGFARGVIPYQAVSDFPADPSLIELAEEACKEQAANHYVIGKVLSGDQFIASRDTVRTLHEDLNGVCAEMEGSAVAQVCYMNGVPYVVIRSMSDKADGSAHVNFPEFTVKASKRSHEIVNYMLGKL; encoded by the coding sequence ATGACAACACAGGTTATTGGCCTAATCGGGGCCATGGACGAAGAAGTGGAAATGCTGTTTAGTCAACTGGAGAATAAAGAAACGGCAGTTCGTGCAGGGGTTACATATGCTTCGGGAACGATTCATGGCAAGCGCGTCGTTGTATGCAAGAGCGGAGTGGGTAAGGTGAATGCCGCGGTTACTACGCAAATCTTGATTGATACTTATGGCGTTTCCAAAATATTGTTTACCGGCGTGGCGGGCGCGCTGCATCCGGAGCTGAACATTGGCGATATCGTCATCTCTTCCTCCTGCATGCAGCACGATATGGACGTGACGCCGCTCGGCTTTGCGCGCGGCGTGATTCCGTATCAGGCAGTGTCTGATTTTCCTGCTGATCCCTCGTTGATCGAGCTGGCAGAGGAAGCGTGCAAAGAGCAGGCGGCGAATCATTACGTCATCGGAAAGGTTCTTTCGGGCGATCAGTTCATTGCCAGTCGTGATACAGTACGGACGCTTCACGAGGATCTGAACGGGGTTTGCGCGGAAATGGAAGGCTCTGCCGTTGCCCAGGTATGTTATATGAACGGTGTGCCTTATGTGGTAATCAGATCCATGTCGGATAAGGCTGACGGTTCTGCCCATGTCAACTTTCCTGAGTTTACCGTGAAAGCTTCCAAGCGTTCACACGAAATCGTGAACTACATGCTGGGCAAACTCTAG
- a CDS encoding GNAT family N-acetyltransferase, protein MEHCKVYQSHVLFPEDRRLIIEGPVPPEQLFELTMHPDLKAFRRPAEQHEALVEIAGLPEGRIIITRDQDMIVGYVTFHHPDEQERWSEGNMEDLIELGAIEVAKDYRSLGLGQQMIKTAFEEEQMERYIVFTTEYYWHWDLKGSGLNVWDYRKMMERLMKIVDMEWYATDDPEICSHPANCLMVRIGRHVPLSSQEQFDRIRFRQRFMY, encoded by the coding sequence ATGGAACACTGCAAGGTATACCAGTCTCATGTTTTGTTCCCTGAAGACCGCCGCCTGATCATCGAAGGACCTGTACCTCCCGAGCAACTATTCGAGCTAACCATGCACCCTGATCTCAAGGCATTTCGTCGTCCTGCGGAGCAGCATGAGGCATTGGTGGAAATTGCAGGCCTGCCCGAAGGCAGAATCATCATCACGAGAGACCAAGATATGATCGTTGGATATGTAACGTTTCATCACCCGGATGAGCAGGAACGCTGGTCTGAGGGCAATATGGAAGATTTGATTGAACTTGGTGCCATCGAGGTAGCGAAAGATTACCGTTCTCTGGGACTTGGGCAGCAGATGATAAAGACTGCATTTGAAGAAGAACAGATGGAGCGTTACATCGTGTTTACGACCGAGTACTACTGGCATTGGGATCTTAAAGGAAGCGGCCTTAACGTATGGGATTACCGCAAAATGATGGAGCGGTTAATGAAAATTGTAGATATGGAGTGGTACGCAACCGACGATCCGGAAATCTGCTCCCATCCTGCCAACTGTCTCATGGTCAGAATCGGACGGCACGTACCGCTTTCATCACAAGAACAATTCGATCGTATCCGTTTCAGACAGCGGTTTATGTATTAA
- the acsA gene encoding acetate--CoA ligase: protein MNQTHSEILPSEVSHSNMKSYEQARSEFSWDEIERHFTWYETGKVNMAYEAIDRHVAEGRGDKVALLYSDANREESITYATLKEKSDKFGNVLRKYGVGKGDRVFIFMPRGPELYAGLLGILKVGAVVGPLFEAFMETAVKDRLEDSGAIALITTPALLSRVKRDELPELKHIFVVGEIEEEDPRLVSYHEEVEAASSELEIEWLEREDGLIMHYTSGSTGKPKGVYHVQNAMIQHYYTGKVVLDLREDDIYWCTADPGWVTGTSYGIFAPWLNGVTNVIRGGRFSPQDWYSTLVNNKVTVWYSAPTAFRMLMGAGSELIDQYDLSHVRHILSVGEPLNPEVVRWGHKAYKQRIHDTWWMTETGGQLICNYPGMAIKPGSMGRPVPGITAAILDDQGKEVAPYTMGNLAIKTPWPSMMRKIWNNEAKYEEYFRIPGWYISGDSAYMDEEGYFWFQGRIDDVINSSGERIGPFEVESKLVEHPAVAEAGVIGKPDVTRGEIIKAFISLREGYTPTQELKDEIYRFVKEGLSAHAAPREIEFKDKLPKTRSGKIMRRVLKAWELDLPTGDLSTIED from the coding sequence ATGAATCAAACGCATAGCGAAATATTGCCAAGTGAAGTTTCACATTCCAATATGAAGAGTTACGAGCAGGCACGCTCCGAGTTTTCATGGGACGAAATCGAGAGACATTTTACTTGGTATGAGACGGGCAAAGTGAATATGGCCTATGAAGCTATAGATCGTCATGTGGCAGAGGGGCGAGGAGATAAGGTAGCTCTCTTGTATAGTGACGCCAATCGTGAGGAATCTATTACTTATGCGACGTTGAAAGAAAAATCCGACAAGTTCGGTAATGTACTCCGTAAATATGGTGTTGGCAAAGGTGATCGGGTATTTATCTTTATGCCGCGCGGTCCTGAGCTCTATGCCGGTTTGCTGGGCATTCTGAAGGTTGGCGCCGTGGTCGGCCCATTGTTCGAGGCGTTTATGGAGACGGCTGTAAAGGACCGCCTGGAGGACAGTGGAGCGATTGCACTGATTACGACGCCTGCACTGTTGTCACGTGTGAAGCGAGACGAATTGCCTGAACTGAAGCATATTTTTGTCGTGGGCGAGATTGAAGAGGAGGACCCGCGGCTAGTAAGCTACCACGAGGAAGTTGAAGCAGCATCAAGTGAGCTGGAGATTGAATGGCTTGAACGGGAAGATGGATTGATCATGCACTATACGTCAGGCTCTACCGGGAAACCGAAGGGCGTGTATCACGTGCAGAATGCCATGATTCAGCATTATTATACGGGCAAGGTTGTTTTGGATTTAAGGGAAGATGATATATATTGGTGCACGGCGGATCCGGGCTGGGTTACCGGTACGTCCTACGGCATTTTTGCACCGTGGTTGAACGGAGTTACCAATGTCATTCGCGGAGGCCGTTTCAGTCCGCAGGATTGGTACAGCACTTTGGTGAACAATAAGGTAACGGTATGGTACAGTGCTCCCACCGCCTTCCGCATGTTAATGGGTGCCGGCTCCGAGCTTATCGACCAATATGATCTGAGCCATGTACGGCATATTTTATCCGTTGGCGAGCCGCTTAATCCCGAGGTGGTGCGTTGGGGACACAAGGCTTACAAGCAGCGTATCCATGACACATGGTGGATGACAGAGACTGGCGGACAGTTGATCTGTAATTACCCGGGCATGGCGATCAAGCCAGGATCCATGGGACGCCCAGTGCCGGGCATTACAGCGGCTATCCTGGACGATCAGGGGAAAGAAGTGGCTCCGTACACGATGGGGAACTTGGCAATCAAGACACCTTGGCCGTCCATGATGAGAAAAATTTGGAATAACGAGGCGAAGTATGAAGAATACTTCCGAATTCCGGGCTGGTACATTTCAGGTGATTCGGCATATATGGATGAAGAAGGATACTTCTGGTTCCAGGGCAGAATCGACGATGTGATTAATTCGTCCGGTGAGCGAATCGGACCGTTCGAAGTCGAGAGCAAGCTGGTTGAACATCCGGCTGTTGCTGAAGCAGGCGTGATCGGTAAGCCTGATGTTACCCGTGGCGAGATCATTAAAGCCTTTATCTCTTTACGTGAGGGGTATACACCTACTCAGGAGCTCAAGGATGAAATTTACCGTTTTGTGAAGGAAGGACTCTCCGCCCATGCCGCGCCTCGTGAAATTGAGTTTAAGGATAAACTTCCGAAGACACGCTCCGGTAAGATTATGCGCCGCGTACTAAAAGCGTGGGAGCTGGATCTTCCGACAGGGGATCTGTCCACGATTGAAGATTAA
- a CDS encoding transglycosylase domain-containing protein, translating to MVEEKKQEPEKQKKPRKRSFLRVLGSVIGWLFVVGLMGVLFAGGAVAGYVTSIVENEPVRSRALIENTVNDNAITGFAYFADGSPIGQLRTEEDRRPVEFKDIPQLVKDAVVSIEDNRFYTHKGVDIKGTARAVKERVLNEPVQTGGSTLTQQLARLTFLSRDKTDNRKVKEMLLAMRMERFLSKDQILTAYLNKVPYGNGSSGYQLFGIKAAAKGIFNINKLDDLNVAQAAYLAGLPQLPSSYSAFNGKGEFDEKAFKRAVNRQHRVLASMLEEGKITQAEYEEAKAFDIKKSLAPRTQKAYVIYPYLMMEVERQASNILMQLGEEAEKNAKGTQANSDLMDASKAQLSTGGYRVYTTIDRTLYKTMRSIAEDDSNYLPDSQEKGMEQTAAMMIDNKTGAILSMIEGRDFNTEQMNYATQMKRQPGSAMKPIAAYLPALDSGAIQPASVVDDSPIILKDYSKVFHIPKNSYSGYRGLMTARQALNDSTNTVALKLFNNTVGIEKAWEFSKKLGITTLEDGDYNASTGVLGGLHYGVTVEELTNAYSSIGNQGKFTDAFMIEKIVDSKGNIVYKHEVKPEQVFSEQTAYLMTDMLRTVITNGTGSKVRDTYKKFNEVPVVGKTGSTQNYGDVWFMGYSPDVTLGVWVGYKEQKNTLVGDQRKHAQAIWARIMNEATDVKPDLFPTKTFEKPEGITSKTVSAYSGKLPTALTDRFVTDLFNVKFVPTESDDGIAKAKYITYRGVNYIPHEATPLDMLREQIVIKREKPIDELIIELQNALKVMKGEKRSLESYLPQDAKKGMPSRLDPRTDDGKAPTPPKNVHYSMGSGSISFNASGSPDVVGYRLFKSVNGSPYTHQGQVVLGDESLVFSGLGADGMFTSYYVVAVDVAGKVSEPSAIVGGTAPGFEVPGDNDANPDDDIDNPDDGLTEGDPNIDLELGDEGAATVPSAPGQPTLVATPEGFQATWSGNAPEEEVMVYNIYISPNSDGNYQILGSSKSTEFYYSSGNPIGGTFRITAVNPIGESAASPAVYFEKK from the coding sequence ATGGTTGAGGAGAAAAAACAAGAGCCTGAAAAACAGAAGAAACCGCGTAAACGGTCCTTTCTGCGGGTGCTCGGATCCGTCATCGGATGGCTCTTTGTGGTGGGTCTGATGGGCGTTTTGTTCGCCGGAGGAGCCGTAGCTGGCTACGTGACCTCTATTGTTGAGAATGAGCCGGTAAGATCCAGGGCTCTCATCGAGAATACGGTGAACGACAATGCCATAACGGGCTTCGCCTACTTCGCGGATGGCTCACCGATCGGGCAGCTTAGAACCGAAGAAGACAGACGACCTGTGGAATTCAAGGATATTCCCCAGCTTGTTAAGGATGCCGTCGTATCCATAGAAGACAACCGTTTTTATACACATAAGGGTGTTGACATAAAAGGTACCGCTCGCGCCGTAAAAGAACGCGTGCTGAACGAACCGGTTCAAACCGGCGGCAGCACGTTGACGCAACAGCTGGCCAGGCTCACTTTTTTAAGTCGCGACAAAACCGATAACCGCAAGGTAAAAGAAATGCTGCTTGCCATGCGGATGGAACGCTTTTTGAGTAAAGACCAAATCTTAACAGCCTACTTGAACAAGGTTCCTTACGGGAATGGTTCCAGCGGATACCAGCTGTTCGGGATCAAGGCTGCCGCAAAAGGAATATTCAACATCAACAAGCTGGATGATCTGAACGTGGCTCAAGCTGCATATTTGGCGGGTCTGCCGCAGCTTCCATCCTCCTACTCGGCCTTCAACGGCAAAGGAGAATTTGACGAGAAAGCATTTAAACGGGCAGTAAACCGGCAGCACCGCGTGCTGGCAAGCATGCTGGAAGAAGGCAAAATAACGCAAGCCGAGTATGAAGAGGCCAAGGCATTCGATATCAAAAAATCGCTTGCTCCTCGGACACAGAAGGCCTATGTGATTTATCCTTATCTCATGATGGAAGTAGAACGCCAAGCATCGAATATCCTGATGCAGCTGGGCGAGGAAGCCGAAAAAAACGCAAAAGGCACGCAAGCGAACTCCGATCTGATGGATGCTTCCAAAGCTCAACTAAGCACCGGCGGTTACCGTGTTTACACCACCATCGACCGGACACTATACAAGACCATGCGATCCATCGCGGAGGATGACAGCAACTACTTGCCTGACAGCCAGGAAAAAGGAATGGAGCAAACCGCCGCGATGATGATCGACAACAAAACCGGCGCCATTCTCAGTATGATTGAGGGCAGGGATTTTAACACAGAACAAATGAACTACGCGACACAAATGAAACGACAACCTGGATCTGCCATGAAACCTATTGCCGCCTATTTACCGGCACTCGATTCGGGAGCGATTCAGCCTGCCAGCGTGGTCGACGATTCACCGATCATCTTAAAGGACTACAGCAAAGTGTTCCATATTCCTAAAAACTCGTACAGCGGGTACAGAGGGTTGATGACGGCACGACAGGCACTGAACGATTCGACCAATACGGTGGCGCTCAAGCTGTTTAACAACACGGTCGGCATTGAGAAGGCTTGGGAGTTTTCCAAGAAGCTGGGTATCACTACCTTGGAGGACGGCGATTATAATGCTTCAACAGGTGTACTCGGCGGGCTTCATTACGGCGTAACCGTAGAAGAACTCACCAATGCATACAGTTCCATCGGCAATCAAGGCAAATTCACGGATGCTTTCATGATTGAGAAAATCGTGGATTCCAAAGGTAATATTGTTTATAAACATGAAGTAAAACCAGAGCAGGTATTCTCCGAACAAACCGCGTATCTCATGACCGATATGCTCCGTACCGTCATCACGAACGGAACTGGCAGTAAGGTCAGAGACACGTACAAGAAATTCAATGAGGTTCCGGTCGTTGGTAAAACCGGATCTACCCAGAACTACGGGGATGTCTGGTTCATGGGATACTCGCCTGATGTGACGCTTGGCGTATGGGTCGGATATAAAGAACAAAAAAATACACTCGTTGGAGACCAGCGCAAGCACGCCCAGGCCATTTGGGCAAGAATCATGAACGAAGCAACCGACGTTAAGCCGGATCTGTTCCCAACCAAAACGTTTGAGAAGCCTGAAGGCATAACCTCCAAAACGGTTTCGGCGTACAGCGGCAAACTGCCGACCGCCTTAACGGACAGATTCGTAACGGATCTGTTTAATGTGAAGTTTGTGCCTACCGAAAGCGATGATGGCATCGCAAAAGCGAAATATATCACCTATCGGGGTGTAAATTACATTCCACATGAAGCAACGCCTCTGGATATGTTGAGAGAACAAATCGTAATCAAGCGCGAGAAACCCATCGATGAGCTGATTATAGAGCTGCAGAACGCCCTGAAGGTCATGAAAGGTGAAAAGAGATCACTGGAATCTTATCTGCCGCAGGACGCGAAGAAAGGGATGCCAAGCAGGCTCGACCCTAGAACGGATGATGGCAAAGCCCCTACTCCACCGAAAAACGTTCATTATTCGATGGGCAGCGGCTCGATCAGCTTTAATGCCAGCGGATCTCCTGATGTAGTCGGATACCGGCTCTTTAAGTCCGTTAACGGAAGTCCGTATACACATCAAGGGCAGGTCGTGCTTGGCGATGAGAGTCTTGTCTTCTCGGGACTTGGAGCTGACGGAATGTTTACTTCCTATTACGTTGTCGCCGTTGACGTTGCCGGCAAAGTATCTGAGCCAAGCGCCATTGTGGGCGGCACAGCGCCTGGATTCGAAGTACCGGGCGACAACGATGCGAATCCGGATGACGACATCGATAATCCGGATGATGGCTTGACTGAGGGAGATCCCAATATCGACCTGGAACTTGGGGATGAAGGTGCTGCTACCGTACCGTCTGCACCAGGTCAGCCGACCCTTGTAGCTACCCCTGAGGGCTTTCAGGCCACCTGGAGCGGCAATGCTCCAGAGGAAGAGGTTATGGTCTACAACATCTACATCAGTCCAAATAGTGACGGCAATTACCAGATTCTTGGCTCAAGTAAGAGCACGGAGTTCTATTACTCCTCTGGTAACCCAATCGGCGGTACCTTTAGAATAACTGCCGTAAATCCAATCGGTGAATCTGCTGCTTCACCGGCCGTATATTTTGAGAAAAAATAG